The sequence TCGACACGCTGACCCGCATCGTCGCGGCCGCGGGGGCACGGCTGGGTCCGAGGCTGTCGGCCCTCCCCGAGCGCGACCCGCGTCGGGCACCCGCCGGCGAGGAGCTGTGGCAGGCCATGCTCCTAGCCGAGGTGCTGCCGCAGCGGCAACGACACCAGCGACCCCAGGCTCCGCACGCGATCTTCGGCCGACGGTGAACCTGCCCGAGAGGGTCGTGGCGATCACCGAGGCCCTCGCTGTGGCCCGCGTCCCGCACGCCTTCGGCGGCGCGATCGCCCTGGCCTACTGCGTCGCCGACGCACGGGCCACCGTGGATCTCGACGTCAACGTCTTCGTCGCCCCGTCCGACGCCCCGAGGGTCCTGGACGCGCTGCCGCCTGCGGTGGAGCGCGACCGCGAGTCGCTGCAGGCCATCGCCCGGGACGGCCAGGTGCGGCTGTGGTGGGAGCAGACTCCGGTGGACCTGTTCTTCAACACCACGAGGTTCCACGAGCAAGCGGCCCTGCGGACGCGGCGGGAGTCCTTCGGGCCGGTCGAGCTGCCGGTGCTGGCGTGCTCCGACCTGGCGGTCTTCAAGGCCTTCTTCGATCGCGCCAAGGACTGGGTGGACCTGCAGGCGATGGCGGCGGCGGGTGTGCTCGAGGTCGCGGGCGTCGCCGGGACCCTCGCCGAGTACCTCGGCGCCGACGATCACCGTGTCGCCCGCATCCTGGGGCTCTCCCCACGGGCGTGAGCTACCCGGAGGAGCCACGATGGTGTCGGGTCGTTCGGCACCTCGGTAGCGCGCGGCACGGAGGACGGACGGGGCAACATCTGGTGCCCGGTCGGCTCTGTGCACGGGCGTTGACGGGTGACACGATCGCACCGGCTCGTTCGTCACCGTGAGGTGGCGGCCTCCATGGTGGTTGTGCCTATGGGCGTGCAGCGCGCTGGCCGCTCGTTCGTGCCCGCTCCCGCCCCGACGGCCGTGGCGCTCCATCCCGATGTGCCTCCTCCCGCACGTGCCGCGGGTCCGGTCGCGGAGCGGATCCTCGAGCTGCAGCGGTCCGCCGGCAACCGCGCCGTCGACGGCGCGCTGAGGTCGATCCAGCGGGCCGGCGGGTGGAGCGATGCCGCCCCAGGCGGCTGGAACGAGGGGGAGAGGCGCGTCGAGGCCGGGACGATCCGGCGCATCCCCCTGGAAGGACTCACGCTGGGCCACCAGAACGAGACGCGCGGCGGGGCCAGCCGCAAGCTCACGCGGGAATCGGCCAAGGGGCGCGCCATCGCGCTGCTGCCTGACCGGCTCGACCCCACCCAACCGGTCGATGTCCTGCTGCACTTCCACGGGATGGCCGAGACCGTCAACCGACCCTACGCCGGCTGGCGCGAGCGCACCAAGGACGGCACCGTCCGGGACGTGGCGCTCGACCGCATCGGCCAGCAGATCGAAGCCAGCGGCATGCCCCAGCTCATGGGACTGCTGCCGCAGGGTGGGGAGAGGTCGAACTTCGGGGCGATGCGGTCGGCGGCGTACCTGCAGGAGGTGTTCGCCCGGCTCAAGGACGTCGGGGCGGTCTCCGCGGTGCCGCAGCTCGGACGCCTCGTGCTCGGCGGTCACAGCGCCGGTGGGGTCACGGTCGGGGCGAACCTGCCCTCGAAGAGGGGCGGCTCGCGCGGCCGGGTCGCCCCCGCCATGGTGGCGCTGTTCGAGGCGATCAACGGCGCCAACGAGCGCAGGGTCGTGGAGCGGTGGCTGTTCGAGCAGCTCGACGCCCTGCGCAAGGTGCTCACCGACCCGTCGGTGTCGCCCCCCGACAAGGAGGCGGCGCTGGCGAGCGCCCCGCGGTTCCGCGCCTACTACCGGCCCGGGTCGCCGATGTACCGGCCCATCCACGAGGCCCTGCGCCGCGCCATCGACGGCTGGATGGGCCGGCACGCCAAGGCGCTGCAGCCCTACACCGCCCGCGTTGCGGACCTCGCCCGGGTCGAGCCGATCGCGACCACGCACGAGCGGATGGTGCGCAGCCAGCTCGGCGCCGCCCTCGAGGTCTTCAAGGGCGGGGCCGGGGCGGCGCCCGCTGCCGCTCCCGCGTCCGGTCCTGCTCCCGCCCCGAGGCCTGCACCGGCTACGGCCCCGACGCATCGGCCCGGGGGAGCGGCGCCGGGACCCACGGGCGCCAGCGCGGCTGGAGCGGGCGCGGCCGCCCCGGTGCTCGCGCCGCTGTCCGCCCCGGCCGTCCTGGCACGACTGGCGGCACGTCACGGTGTGAACGTCTGGGCGCTCGGGCTCGGCGCGGCCGTCATGGCCGCCGGCACACCTCCGTTGAAGGTCGCGGCGAACCTCCTGGTGGCCTCGGGAGTGCGCGGCGAGATCGACCTCACCGATGCGCTGTTCGACCTCGCCCACCCCGAGCTCGGGGGCGGGCGCATCCCCGCCGAGGCGGACGGCCTCAAGCGCGAGTGGATCGCGCTGCGCAAGGGCTACGTCCGGCCCGCCCTCGCCGCCGCCGCCCCAGCCAAGACCGGCTCCGGTCCCGCGTCGGCGGGGAGCGCAGGTGGCACCCCGGCGGTGACGGGCACCACCCCGAGCTCGGGCGGGGGCGCGACCACCGCGGCGAGCGGTACGGGTGGAACGACGACGGCTCCCCGCAGTGGCACGCCGCCGGTGCCGACCGATCCGGCCGCCGCTAAGAAGCGGCTCGAGCAGATCGCGGCCGCGAAGAAGCAGGCCCGCGAGGGCGGGGATGCGGCGGACGCCGCCGCCGTCGCCAGCACGCTCGTCAACTCGGGCACGACCGTCGAGGCGTGGTTCTCGGACCACGTCCCGGACGCGACCTTCCTCGGGGTACCCATCAAGCCGAGCGGCGGCAGCAAGGTCGGGGGCGTGCACAGCAAGATGCTCGCCGCGCTCCAGGAGGCGGAGCGCACCCTGATGGACCAGATGCCGGGACGGTCGAAGGACGAGGTCGCCAGGGCGGTGGGCCTCTACGGCGTCGTCGGGTTGCGGCGGCCGAAGAAGGCCACGGGCGGAACGCTGCCGAGCTACCACTGCTTCGGACTCGCCATCGACGTCAACTACGCCGGCAACCTCTTCCTCGGCCAGACCAGCAAGCGGAACAAGGTCACCCAGGCCAAGGGTGATGCGAGTACCGGCGTGGTCAAGAACGCGACACTGCTGCTGTACGGGACCGCCGAGGATCCCCGCGCGGCCTCCCTCACGGACACGGGTCAGCAGTGGGAGCGCCTGAACCGCCAGTCGGAGGCCATCAAGCGCTACCTCAACCTCACCGACGCCGAGCTGCGCGAGCTGGTGGGCGCCGGCAAGGGCGGCCACGACCTCGCGTGGTGGCGGGAGCGGCAGCGCAAGGACCGCATCGAGGGCGGCCGCGGCGAGTGGGGCCAGCACACCGAGGCCGCCAGGGGCGGGTTCATGGACCTGTCCAAGGCGCTGGTGCTAGCGCTCGACGGGGCCGGCCTCAAGTGGGGTGGTGAATACGGGGGCGGGAAGGACGTCATGCACTTCGACCTGCGCAAGGGCACCTTGAAGCGGTGACCCGGACCCCGAGGACCCCTACCCTGCCCGAAACGCAGTCCCCGACGTCGCGGCGATCTGGGTGAAGCCGCTCCGGTCGACACCGACAGCGCCGAGGCGTCGGAGCGGGCC comes from Actinomycetota bacterium and encodes:
- a CDS encoding M15 family metallopeptidase, which encodes MVVVPMGVQRAGRSFVPAPAPTAVALHPDVPPPARAAGPVAERILELQRSAGNRAVDGALRSIQRAGGWSDAAPGGWNEGERRVEAGTIRRIPLEGLTLGHQNETRGGASRKLTRESAKGRAIALLPDRLDPTQPVDVLLHFHGMAETVNRPYAGWRERTKDGTVRDVALDRIGQQIEASGMPQLMGLLPQGGERSNFGAMRSAAYLQEVFARLKDVGAVSAVPQLGRLVLGGHSAGGVTVGANLPSKRGGSRGRVAPAMVALFEAINGANERRVVERWLFEQLDALRKVLTDPSVSPPDKEAALASAPRFRAYYRPGSPMYRPIHEALRRAIDGWMGRHAKALQPYTARVADLARVEPIATTHERMVRSQLGAALEVFKGGAGAAPAAAPASGPAPAPRPAPATAPTHRPGGAAPGPTGASAAGAGAAAPVLAPLSAPAVLARLAARHGVNVWALGLGAAVMAAGTPPLKVAANLLVASGVRGEIDLTDALFDLAHPELGGGRIPAEADGLKREWIALRKGYVRPALAAAAPAKTGSGPASAGSAGGTPAVTGTTPSSGGGATTAASGTGGTTTAPRSGTPPVPTDPAAAKKRLEQIAAAKKQAREGGDAADAAAVASTLVNSGTTVEAWFSDHVPDATFLGVPIKPSGGSKVGGVHSKMLAALQEAERTLMDQMPGRSKDEVARAVGLYGVVGLRRPKKATGGTLPSYHCFGLAIDVNYAGNLFLGQTSKRNKVTQAKGDASTGVVKNATLLLYGTAEDPRAASLTDTGQQWERLNRQSEAIKRYLNLTDAELRELVGAGKGGHDLAWWRERQRKDRIEGGRGEWGQHTEAARGGFMDLSKALVLALDGAGLKWGGEYGGGKDVMHFDLRKGTLKR
- a CDS encoding helix-turn-helix transcriptional regulator, with amino-acid sequence MDAAFLLRTVRTRAGLTLRQLAERAGTSDSTLSAYESGRVTPRVDTLTRIVAAAGARLGPRLSALPERDPRRAPAGEELWQAMLLAEVLPQRQRHQRPQAPHAIFGRR